In one Rhodospirillaceae bacterium genomic region, the following are encoded:
- a CDS encoding DNA polymerase IV, which produces MSKECLCRDCARIFQENNARRCAFCGSPRFIQHSELNTLAIAHLDCDAFFAAVEKRDNPSLASKPLIIGGGKRGVVSTCCYIARQYGVHSAMPMFQAVSACPDAVVLPPDMPKYRKVGQEVRNLLLEVTTQIEPVSIDEAYLDLQELLDSSEMSPARALVHLTNDLERTLGISASIGLSSNKFLAKLASDFDKPRGFSIIGANESTSVIAPLPVSKINGVGPSLTKRLAKXGIXTVSQLQNWXEXDLVQRFGVIGXRXANYARGXDPRPVKXXTRRKXISCETTLEXNINXLXVXKPIIXDLSQRVTXRXNSSKKAAQTIVLKLKTSDFKSLTRTTTLNYPTKRWQTVYETALHLLTKEINPGKKFRLIGLGLTKLGENGEADPPNIPYLGL; this is translated from the coding sequence ATGAGTAAGGAATGCCTATGCAGGGACTGTGCACGAATTTTTCAAGAAAACAATGCACGTCGATGTGCCTTTTGCGGCAGTCCGCGTTTCATTCAACACTCGGAACTTAACACACTTGCGATAGCTCATCTGGACTGCGATGCCTTTTTTGCCGCTGTAGAGAAAAGAGACAACCCTAGCCTTGCTAGCAAACCACTCATAATTGGAGGGGGCAAACGAGGTGTGGTTAGCACCTGCTGTTACATAGCCAGGCAGTATGGCGTCCACTCTGCGATGCCTATGTTTCAGGCTGTGTCCGCCTGCCCTGACGCCGTAGTACTACCACCCGATATGCCTAAATACCGTAAAGTTGGGCAAGAGGTGCGAAACCTTCTACTAGAAGTAACTACTCAAATAGAACCTGTATCTATAGATGAAGCTTACCTAGATCTACAGGAGTTATTGGACAGCTCGGAAATGAGTCCAGCTCGCGCCCTGGTACACCTCACTAATGATCTTGAAAGAACTTTGGGAATTTCTGCGTCTATTGGGCTTTCCTCTAACAAATTTCTGGCCAAACTGGCTTCAGATTTTGATAAGCCGCGAGGTTTTTCTATAATTGGCGCTAATGAATCAACATCAGTTATAGCGCCATTGCCGGTTAGCAAAATTAACGGTGTAGGTCCCTCCCTAACCAAACGNCTGGCAAAANTTGGAATAANNACAGTATCCCAATTGCAAAACTGGAANGAAGANGACCTNGTNCAGCGCTTCGGTGTTATTGGCCANCGNTTNGCAAATTACGCACGNGGANTAGACCCTAGACCNGTCAAAGNACNAACNCGNCGAAAGAGNATTTCNTGCGAAACTACTTTAGAAAGNAATATCAATGANCTCCNAGTANTAAAGCCAATTATCAGNGACCTTAGCCAACGGGTCACGGANCGNTTNAACAGCAGCAAAAAAGCGGCCCAAACAATTGTNCTCAAACTAAAGACTTCNGATTTTAAAAGCCTAACCCGNACCACGACACTTAATTACCCTACTAAACGATGGCAAACGGTTTACGAGACCGCCTTACACCTGCTAACAAAAGAAATTAACCCAGGAAAAAAATTTCGCCTTATCGGGCTTGGCCTCACTAAACTTGGAGAAAACGGGGAAGCTGATCCACCTAATATTCCCTACCTTGGGCTCTGA